One window from the genome of Cricetulus griseus strain 17A/GY chromosome 2, alternate assembly CriGri-PICRH-1.0, whole genome shotgun sequence encodes:
- the Tagap gene encoding T-cell activation Rho GTPase-activating protein, translating to MRKLSPSSDFSGSLEPELKVSLFDQPLSIICGENDTLPKPIQDILAILCLKGPSTEGIFRKAASEKARKELKEELNCGSPVNLNQLPVHLLAVVFKDFLRGIPLKLLSCDLFEEWMDALEKPSEEDRIEALKQVADCLPRPNLLLLRHLVYVLHLISKNAEVNKMDSSNLAICIGPNVLTLKNDQSLSFQVQKDLNSKVKTLVEFLIDNCFEIFGENIPTHSRITSDDSLEHTDSSDVSTLQNDSAYDSNDPDVEPTSAITSPSRQLEGPTATVTGPDNRASQDTCESNSEPADSMVARLKSSIGQPDRRFSEPNMSPSQECLMDQMTKQKLTKSEDNFTMPQEVSCFEGHEAEDPFTEEVFPAVEGKPKRPVDLKIKNLTHGLASPQGWVPKTLSRVSPGKSLDSSPIPSPSFPKRNFFTRHQSFTTKTDKIKPQREIRKHSMSFSFTSHKKVLPRTSSTGSEKSKDFSRDQIKKGLRKDSQLAGRIIQENESEIQSFSLSRTWALSVDNVFQLIDVRKPGSPPSYEEAIHYQASGFTAYSGQTVSSMRARMLKWNTALPPLPSRLGGDHSEGTPGGHRLSPLTECWKQSQTVSVSVETQGRSEQHGLRMVSETMQKAKLDCLRRQHSHMVFEVDQLQGAKESYI from the exons ATGAGGAAGCTCTCTCCTTCATCTGACTTCTCTGGATCATTAGAACCAGAGCTCAAAGTGTCACTGTTTGATCAACCCTTGTCAATCATCTGTGGAGAGAATGACACACTCCCCAAACCCATCCAG GACATCCTCGCCATCCTCTGCCTTAaaggcccctcaactgaagggATATTCAGGAAAGCTGCCAGTGAGAAAGCCCGCAAGGAGCTGAAGGAGGAACTTAACTGTGGGAGCCCCGTGAACCTGAACCAGCTCCCAGTACACCTCCTGGCTGTGGTCTTCAAG gacTTCCTCCGAGGAATCCCCCTGAAGCTGCTGTCCTGTGAcctctttgaggagtggatggacgCCCTGGAGAAGCCAAGTGAGGAGGACAGAATCGAGGCCCTAAAGCA GGTTGCAGACTGCCTCCCCCGGCCCAACCTTCTACTGCTCAGGCACTTGGTCTATGTGCTGCACCTGATCAGCAAGAATGCCGAGGTCAACAAGATGGACTCTAGCAACCTAGCCATCTGCATCGGGCCCAACGTGCTCACTCTGAAGAATGACCAGAGCCTGTCATTCCAGGTCCAGAAGGACCTGAACAGTAAG GTTAAGACATTGGTGGAATTCCTCATTGACAACTGCTTTGAAATATTTGGGGAGAACATTCCCACACATTCCCGTATCACTTCTGACGACTCCCTGGAACACACTGACAGTTCAG ATGTGTCAACTCTGCAGAATGACTCAGCTTATGACAGCAATGACCCGGATGTGGAGCCCACAAGCGCCATCACTTCTCCCAGCAGGCAGCTGGAGGGGCCCACTGCCACAGTGACTGGCCCAGATAACCGGGCTTCACAGGACACCTGTGAGTCAAATTCAGAACCTGCTGATAGCATGGTAGCCAGGTTGAAAAGCTCCATTGGCCAGCCAGACAGACGGTTCTCTGAACCCAACATGTCACCCTCGCAAGAGTGCCTCATGGACCAAATGACGAAACAAAAGCTAACCAAGAGCGAGGATAACTTCACCATGCCCCAGGAAGTCTCTTGTTTTGAGGGTCATGAGGCTGAAGATCCATTTACAGAGGAAGTCTTCCCAGCAGTTGAAGGCAAGCCCAAGAGACCAGTGGATTTAAAGATAAAGAACTTGACCCACGGTTTAGCATCACCACAGGGATGGGTACCCAAAACTTTGTCCAGAGTCTCCCCAGGTAAATCTTTGGACAGCTCACCCataccttctccttcctttcccaaaAGAAACTTCTTCACTAGGCACCAGAGTTTCACCACAAAGACAGACAAGATCAAACCACAAAGAGAAATTAGAAAGCACTCCATGTCGTTTTCCTTCACCTCTCACAAAAAAGTGCTGCCCCGGACCTCCAGCACTGGGTCTGAGAAATCCAAAGACTTTTCTAGAGACCAAATCAAGAAGGGTTTGAGGAAAGACAGCCAGCTTGCTGGCAGAATCATCCAGGAAAATGAGTCAGAAATCCAAAGCTTCAGCTTGTCTAGAACCTGGGCCCTCTCGGTTGACAATGTGTTCCAGCTAATTGATGTGAGGAAGCCAGGAAGCCCACCATCCTACGAAGAGGCCATTCATTACCAGGCATCTGGATTCACAGCCTACAGTGGCCAGACGGTCAGCAGTATGAGAGCAAGAATGCTCAAATGGAACACggctctgcctcctctgccttctcGCCTTGGAGGTGACCACAGTGAAGGGACACCCGGTGGACACAGACTGTCTCCCCTGACTGAGTGCTGGAAACAGAGTCAGACTGTCAGTGTCTCTGTGGAAACTCAGGGGAGATCTGAGCAGCACGGATTGAGGATGGTGTCTGAAACGATGCAGAAGGCTAAGTTAGACTGTCTCAGGCGACAACACAGCCACATGGTCTTTGAGGTCGACCAACTACAGGGTGCTAAAGAATCCTACATTTAG